The following proteins are co-located in the Microbacterium sp. Clip185 genome:
- a CDS encoding ABC transporter permease translates to MVVYLLRRAAFLAVSLVVAMVVIFILLRLLPGDPANALLSVDATPEQIAAARAQVGSDQPLIQQFATWAAQLLRFDLGESYISSRSVGDEVAARLAITLPLTLLAFGLALVVSLIVGITAAVKADRWYGILLSGFAQLGVAVPVFWVGVILVWIFALQLGLLPSGGFPRHDWEDPADALRSLTLPVITIAIVMSASLSRYVRAATLDVLGSDYLRTARAGGASRAEALVRHGVRNGAVPVVAVLGIELSTTLLGAVVVESVFTLPGLGSMLLTGIEQHDFANIQGVLVVSTLFVLLVGFAADVVQRLIDPRLRTSVSGNR, encoded by the coding sequence ATGGTCGTCTATCTGCTGCGTCGGGCCGCGTTCCTCGCGGTCTCCCTCGTCGTCGCCATGGTCGTCATCTTCATCCTGCTGCGACTGCTGCCGGGCGACCCCGCGAACGCCCTGCTCTCGGTGGATGCGACCCCGGAGCAGATCGCGGCGGCGCGCGCGCAGGTCGGCTCCGATCAACCGCTCATCCAGCAGTTCGCGACCTGGGCCGCGCAGCTGCTGCGCTTCGACCTCGGCGAGTCGTACATCTCCTCGCGGTCCGTCGGCGACGAGGTCGCGGCGCGCCTCGCGATCACGCTCCCGCTCACCCTGCTCGCCTTCGGCCTCGCCCTCGTCGTCTCGCTCATCGTGGGCATCACCGCCGCGGTGAAGGCCGACCGGTGGTACGGCATCCTCCTGTCGGGCTTCGCACAGCTCGGTGTCGCGGTTCCCGTCTTCTGGGTCGGCGTCATCCTGGTGTGGATCTTCGCGCTCCAACTGGGTCTGCTCCCCTCGGGCGGGTTCCCCCGCCACGACTGGGAGGATCCGGCCGACGCGCTGCGCTCACTGACCCTGCCCGTCATCACGATCGCGATCGTGATGAGCGCGTCACTCAGCCGCTATGTGCGCGCCGCGACCCTCGACGTGCTCGGCAGCGACTACCTGCGCACCGCCCGGGCGGGCGGCGCCTCGCGCGCCGAGGCGCTTGTGCGTCACGGGGTGCGAAACGGCGCCGTGCCGGTGGTCGCCGTGCTCGGTATCGAGCTGTCGACGACGCTGCTGGGCGCGGTGGTGGTCGAGAGCGTGTTCACGCTGCCCGGGCTCGGCAGCATGCTGCTCACCGGCATCGAGCAGCACGACTTCGCCAACATCCAGGGAGTCCTCGTGGTCAGCACACTGTTCGTGCTGCTCGTCGGCTTCGCCGCCGACGTGGTGCAGCGTCTGATCGACCCGCGCCTGCGCACGAGCGTCTCGGGAAACCGATGA
- a CDS encoding ATP-binding cassette domain-containing protein, with amino-acid sequence MSLLSVNGLSVRAGGAMPVRDISFEVAPGERVGVIGESGSGKSLTALAVLGLLPPALAASGSIRLDDREVIGARDADLRPLRGPVAQIVFQEPLTALDPLMRVGNQIAEPLRRWQGLRGAQLRDAVAAALAEVALPDTRISRAYPHELSGGQRQRVAIAIALAAHPRLLIADEPTTALDVTVQDGVLALLERLVDERGMALLFISHDLAVISRMAERVIVLRQGAMIEQGTVASVLTEPAHPYTAQLIGSARILDAALDAGARDDGSTR; translated from the coding sequence ATGAGCCTTCTCTCGGTGAACGGACTCTCGGTGCGCGCCGGAGGCGCCATGCCCGTGCGAGACATCTCGTTCGAGGTCGCACCCGGCGAGCGCGTCGGCGTGATCGGCGAGTCCGGATCCGGCAAGTCGCTCACCGCGCTCGCGGTGCTGGGCCTGCTGCCGCCGGCACTGGCCGCATCCGGGTCGATCCGGCTCGACGACCGAGAGGTCATCGGCGCGCGGGATGCGGACCTGCGGCCGCTTCGGGGACCTGTCGCACAGATCGTGTTCCAGGAGCCGCTGACCGCCCTCGATCCGCTGATGCGGGTGGGCAATCAGATCGCCGAGCCTCTCCGGCGCTGGCAAGGGCTCCGCGGCGCACAGCTGCGCGACGCGGTCGCCGCGGCGCTGGCGGAGGTGGCCCTGCCCGACACCCGCATCTCCCGCGCCTATCCGCACGAGCTGTCGGGCGGACAGCGCCAGCGCGTCGCGATCGCCATCGCGCTGGCGGCGCACCCGCGGCTGCTGATCGCGGACGAGCCGACCACGGCGCTGGACGTCACCGTGCAGGACGGCGTGCTCGCGCTGCTCGAGCGGCTCGTCGACGAACGAGGCATGGCGCTGCTGTTCATCAGTCACGACCTCGCGGTGATCTCCCGTATGGCCGAGCGCGTGATCGTGCTGCGCCAGGGCGCGATGATCGAGCAGGGAACGGTCGCCTCGGTGCTCACGGAGCCCGCGCACCCGTACACCGCGCAGCTGATCGGCAGCGCACGCATCCTCGACGCTGCGCTCGATGCGGGTGCGCGGGACGACGGGAGTACGCGATGA
- a CDS encoding chorismate mutase, protein MTEPVDPISTLQGLRASIDNIDAALTFMLAERFRCTKAVGALKAEHGLPPSDPAREERQLARLRSLALQADLDPAFAEKWFNFVVAEVIRHHEAAASATD, encoded by the coding sequence ATGACCGAGCCCGTCGACCCGATCTCCACCCTCCAGGGGCTGCGCGCCAGCATCGACAACATCGATGCTGCGCTGACGTTCATGCTCGCGGAGCGTTTCCGCTGCACGAAGGCCGTCGGAGCCCTGAAGGCGGAGCATGGCCTTCCGCCCTCCGACCCGGCCCGCGAGGAGCGGCAGCTGGCACGCCTGCGGAGCCTCGCTCTCCAGGCGGACCTCGACCCGGCGTTCGCCGAGAAGTGGTTCAACTTCGTGGTCGCCGAAGTGATCCGCCACCACGAGGCGGCCGCGTCCGCCACCGACTGA
- a CDS encoding ABC transporter substrate-binding protein, with product MRRPLLAVTAAAAAVLLLAGCAAGSSTAENADDATIVIGSLYEPQNLSNTQGGGQGVTEAFNGNVYEGLYKLTDDGEVEPLLAEGEEVSDDGLTYTITLRDGVEFHSGKKLTSADVKASVEAVLADDSKSARKSSFGPIAEIATPDDNTVVFTLSQRSISFLYNLSYVWIVNTEAGDLTKTEDGTGPYTLDEWKQGSTLTLKRFDDYWGDPAKNAEVVFTYFTDATAENNALLTGEIDLITSIQGPDQLAQFDGNSDYVVSEGTSTTKELLAFNDRVAPFDNVDVRKAVYSAIDTKKLLSSIWGDYGTLIGSMVPPTDPWYEDLTGVKPYDPALSKSLLAQAGYADGFTFTLDTPSYDPHPAVAEFLQSQLAEVGITVEINTISADEWYTKVFKDRDFTATLQEHVNDRDVVWYGNPDFYWGYNNPQVTQWVSEAEQATTVDEQTSLLKQVNEQIAADAASVWLYLYPQIVVASSDVSGYPVNGLNSQFFAYDIVKS from the coding sequence ATGAGAAGACCTCTGCTCGCCGTGACGGCGGCCGCTGCCGCAGTCCTGCTGCTGGCCGGCTGCGCCGCCGGTTCCAGCACGGCCGAGAACGCCGACGACGCCACGATCGTGATCGGCTCGCTGTACGAGCCGCAGAACCTCAGCAACACCCAGGGCGGCGGCCAGGGCGTAACCGAGGCCTTCAACGGCAACGTCTACGAGGGGCTCTACAAGCTGACCGACGACGGCGAGGTCGAGCCGCTGCTCGCCGAGGGCGAAGAGGTCAGCGACGACGGCCTGACCTACACGATCACACTGCGCGACGGCGTCGAGTTCCACTCCGGCAAGAAGCTCACCTCCGCCGATGTCAAGGCCAGCGTCGAGGCGGTCCTCGCCGACGACTCGAAGTCGGCCCGCAAGTCGAGCTTCGGCCCTATCGCGGAGATCGCCACCCCCGACGACAACACGGTCGTGTTCACCCTCTCGCAGCGTTCGATCTCGTTCCTCTACAACCTGAGCTACGTGTGGATCGTCAACACCGAGGCGGGCGATCTGACCAAGACCGAGGACGGCACCGGCCCGTACACGCTCGACGAGTGGAAGCAGGGCAGCACGCTGACCCTGAAGCGCTTCGACGACTACTGGGGCGACCCCGCGAAGAACGCAGAGGTCGTGTTCACGTACTTCACCGACGCGACGGCCGAGAACAACGCGCTGCTGACCGGCGAGATCGACCTCATCACCAGCATCCAGGGCCCCGACCAGCTGGCACAGTTCGACGGCAACAGCGACTACGTCGTGAGCGAGGGCACCTCGACCACGAAGGAGCTGCTCGCCTTCAACGATCGCGTGGCGCCGTTCGACAACGTCGACGTGCGCAAGGCCGTCTACTCGGCCATCGACACGAAGAAGCTGCTGAGCTCGATCTGGGGCGACTACGGCACCCTCATCGGCTCGATGGTTCCGCCCACCGACCCCTGGTACGAGGACCTCACGGGCGTGAAACCCTACGACCCGGCACTGTCGAAGAGCCTGCTGGCGCAGGCCGGCTACGCCGACGGGTTCACGTTCACCCTCGACACCCCGAGCTACGACCCGCACCCCGCCGTGGCGGAGTTCCTCCAGTCGCAGCTGGCCGAGGTCGGGATCACGGTGGAGATCAACACGATCAGCGCCGACGAGTGGTATACGAAGGTCTTCAAGGACCGCGACTTCACTGCCACCCTGCAGGAGCACGTGAACGACCGCGACGTGGTCTGGTACGGCAACCCCGACTTCTACTGGGGCTACAACAACCCGCAGGTGACCCAGTGGGTGTCCGAGGCCGAGCAGGCCACCACGGTCGACGAGCAGACCTCGCTGCTCAAGCAGGTCAATGAGCAGATCGCGGCGGATGCGGCTAGCGTGTGGCTGTACCTCTACCCGCAGATCGTCGTCGCCTCCAGCGACGTCAGCGGGTACCCGGTCAACGGCTTGAACTCTCAGTTCTTCGCCTACGACATCGTCAAGTCCTGA
- a CDS encoding adenylosuccinate synthase produces MPGIVIVGVQWGDEGKGKATDLLGSRTDWVVKFNGGNNAGHTVVIGDEKYALHLLPSGILSPGVNAVIGNGVVVDLEVLFYELEALQARGVDTSRLRVSANAHVITQYHRTLDKVTERFLGKRQIGTTGRGIGPAYADKINRVGIRIQDLFDENILRQKVEGALDQKNHLLVKVFNRRAITVDEIVEDLLSYAERLRPMVCDTGLLLNDALDAGDVVVFEGGQATMLDVDHGTYPFVTSSSATAGGAATGSGVGPNRLDRIVGIVKAYTTRVGSGPFPTELFDEQGEWLRSRGFEFGTTTGRPRRVGWYDAPITRYATRINGITDLVLTKLDILTGLEQIPVCVAYDVDGVRFDEVPVNQTEFHHAKPILEYLPGWSEDISTARTFEELPQTAQDYVLALERLSGTRISVIGVGAARDAVIVRHDLVD; encoded by the coding sequence ATGCCAGGCATCGTGATCGTCGGCGTCCAGTGGGGCGACGAGGGCAAGGGCAAGGCCACCGATCTGCTCGGCTCTCGCACCGACTGGGTCGTCAAGTTCAACGGCGGCAACAACGCCGGGCACACGGTGGTGATCGGCGACGAGAAGTACGCCCTGCACCTGCTGCCCTCCGGCATCCTCTCGCCCGGTGTGAACGCCGTCATCGGCAACGGTGTCGTCGTCGACCTCGAGGTGCTCTTCTACGAGCTCGAGGCTCTCCAGGCGCGCGGCGTCGACACGTCGCGTCTGCGGGTCAGTGCCAACGCTCACGTGATCACGCAGTACCACCGCACGCTCGACAAGGTCACCGAGCGCTTCCTCGGCAAGCGTCAGATCGGCACCACCGGGCGCGGGATCGGTCCCGCCTACGCCGACAAGATCAACCGCGTCGGCATCCGCATCCAGGATCTGTTCGACGAGAACATCCTGCGTCAGAAGGTCGAGGGCGCCCTCGACCAGAAGAACCACCTGCTCGTGAAGGTCTTCAACCGCCGTGCCATCACGGTCGACGAGATCGTGGAGGACCTGCTCTCGTATGCGGAGCGGCTGCGCCCCATGGTCTGCGACACCGGACTGCTGCTGAACGACGCGCTGGATGCGGGAGACGTCGTCGTCTTCGAGGGCGGCCAGGCCACGATGCTCGACGTCGACCACGGCACGTACCCCTTCGTCACCTCCTCGTCGGCGACCGCCGGCGGCGCCGCGACCGGTTCGGGTGTCGGCCCCAACCGGCTCGACCGGATCGTCGGCATCGTCAAGGCGTACACGACGCGCGTCGGGTCCGGGCCCTTCCCGACGGAGCTGTTCGACGAGCAGGGCGAGTGGCTGCGTTCGCGCGGGTTCGAGTTCGGCACCACGACGGGCCGTCCGCGCCGGGTCGGTTGGTACGACGCTCCCATCACCCGCTACGCCACGCGCATCAACGGCATCACCGACCTCGTGCTCACGAAGCTCGACATCCTGACCGGTCTCGAGCAGATCCCCGTGTGCGTCGCCTACGACGTCGACGGCGTGCGGTTCGACGAGGTCCCGGTGAACCAGACCGAGTTCCATCACGCCAAGCCGATTCTCGAGTACCTGCCGGGTTGGTCGGAGGACATCTCGACCGCGCGCACGTTCGAGGAGCTGCCCCAGACGGCGCAGGATTACGTGCTCGCTCTCGAGCGGCTCAGCGGCACCCGCATCTCGGTGATCGGTGTGGGCGCCGCCCGCGACGCCGTCATCGTGCGCCACGACCTCGTCGACTGA
- a CDS encoding MalY/PatB family protein, with protein sequence MSEFARRIDAITIDQLRSTGATKWSAEDGTLGAFVAEMDFGIDRKITEALHRAVDAGSFGYMPRGIAADLSEATAEFVGRRYGWQVPASDVWGVPDVIVGLELAMEHCSAPGSKIIVPTPSYMPFLFVPPMRGREVIEVPLAVRDGRYEFDLDALQRAFDEGGNLLLLCNPYNPVGRVFSREELVAISEVVERNGGRVFSDEIWAPLVFSGSTHVPYASVSEAAAQHTITAMSASKAWNLPGLKCAQLVITSDVDREKWAKIGPFGGHGTSNLGAIANAVAYRDGDDWLAELVPYLERNRDTLQHLLAEEIPGAWMPTPEGTYVGWIDFREAGLGDAPAEFFQREASVQLTEGTMCGTAGTGFARLIFATPKPVLEHVVRRLGTSLHGRSAA encoded by the coding sequence ATGAGCGAGTTCGCACGACGCATCGATGCCATCACCATCGACCAGCTGCGATCAACCGGAGCCACCAAGTGGTCGGCGGAGGACGGCACATTGGGCGCGTTCGTCGCGGAGATGGACTTCGGCATCGATCGCAAGATCACCGAGGCGCTGCATCGAGCCGTCGACGCCGGGTCGTTCGGCTACATGCCGCGGGGGATCGCGGCGGATCTCTCCGAGGCGACCGCGGAGTTCGTCGGGCGCCGCTACGGCTGGCAGGTTCCGGCATCGGATGTGTGGGGCGTTCCGGATGTCATCGTCGGTCTCGAACTCGCGATGGAGCACTGCTCGGCTCCGGGCTCCAAGATCATCGTCCCGACGCCCTCGTACATGCCCTTCCTGTTCGTGCCGCCGATGCGGGGGCGTGAGGTCATCGAAGTCCCGCTCGCCGTCCGCGACGGACGCTACGAGTTCGACCTCGATGCCCTCCAGCGCGCGTTCGACGAGGGCGGGAACCTCCTGCTGCTGTGCAACCCGTACAACCCGGTCGGCCGCGTCTTCAGCCGCGAAGAGCTCGTCGCCATCTCCGAGGTCGTCGAACGCAATGGCGGGCGCGTCTTCTCCGACGAGATCTGGGCCCCGCTCGTCTTCAGCGGGTCGACCCATGTCCCGTACGCGTCGGTCTCCGAGGCGGCCGCGCAGCACACGATCACGGCGATGAGCGCGTCCAAGGCCTGGAACCTGCCCGGGCTGAAGTGCGCGCAGCTCGTGATCACGAGCGACGTCGACCGGGAGAAGTGGGCGAAGATCGGCCCGTTCGGCGGCCACGGCACCAGCAACCTCGGCGCCATCGCCAACGCGGTGGCCTACCGCGACGGCGACGACTGGCTCGCCGAGCTCGTGCCGTACCTCGAACGCAATCGCGACACCCTCCAGCACCTCCTCGCAGAAGAGATCCCGGGCGCCTGGATGCCGACGCCCGAGGGAACCTACGTCGGATGGATCGACTTCCGAGAGGCCGGCCTCGGTGACGCACCCGCCGAGTTCTTCCAGCGGGAGGCGTCCGTGCAGCTCACGGAGGGCACCATGTGCGGAACGGCCGGCACCGGCTTCGCGCGGCTCATCTTCGCGACCCCGAAGCCGGTGCTCGAGCACGTCGTGCGTCGGCTCGGCACGTCGCTACACGGGCGTTCGGCGGCGTGA
- a CDS encoding AI-2E family transporter encodes MTDESAGSVDPASAPPTATGLRWRAVHHPFALGFFVTLGGLLALVLGLAVSNLSTVLIYVAFALFAALGLDPLVRFFEKRGVARVWGIVIVFVGFAIVLVGVLLLIIPTVVQQIAEFFNSVPQLFATFQRSDLYRTLHDTFGTALPDILTHVQDFLTNPTNIASISGGVLKVGVSIVTGISGGIIVLVLSLYFTASLPMMKKSLLSLAPAYSRTKVASLTEEIAESIGGYLRGMVVLALCNAMFVLIMFLVLGLPFPQLFAVVAFCVTLIPLVGTVLFWVIGSVFALFASPTGALVFAIAYLVYMQLEAYLLTPRVMNRTISIPGSLVVIGALVGGTLLGLLGALVAIPVTASVLLIVKQVIIPKQDAKLHPDS; translated from the coding sequence ATGACCGATGAATCGGCTGGGTCCGTCGATCCCGCATCCGCCCCGCCCACCGCCACCGGCCTGCGCTGGCGCGCCGTGCACCACCCGTTCGCGCTCGGGTTCTTCGTCACACTCGGGGGCCTGCTCGCGCTGGTGCTCGGACTCGCGGTCTCCAACCTGTCCACAGTGCTCATCTACGTGGCCTTCGCCCTGTTCGCCGCGCTCGGCCTCGATCCCCTCGTGCGCTTCTTCGAGAAGCGCGGCGTCGCACGCGTCTGGGGCATCGTGATCGTGTTCGTCGGCTTCGCGATCGTGCTGGTCGGGGTGCTGCTGCTCATCATCCCCACCGTGGTTCAGCAGATCGCCGAGTTCTTCAACAGCGTGCCCCAGCTGTTCGCAACGTTCCAGCGGAGTGACCTGTACCGCACCCTGCACGACACGTTCGGTACGGCGCTTCCCGACATCCTCACGCACGTGCAGGACTTCCTCACCAACCCGACCAACATCGCCTCGATCAGCGGCGGCGTGCTCAAGGTCGGTGTCTCGATCGTGACGGGGATCTCCGGCGGCATCATCGTCCTGGTGCTGAGCCTGTACTTCACGGCCTCCCTGCCGATGATGAAGAAGTCGCTCCTCTCGCTGGCTCCCGCCTACTCGCGCACCAAGGTCGCCTCCCTGACCGAGGAGATCGCTGAATCCATCGGCGGCTACCTGCGCGGCATGGTCGTGCTCGCCCTGTGCAACGCCATGTTCGTGCTCATCATGTTCCTCGTGCTCGGGCTGCCGTTCCCGCAGCTGTTCGCCGTCGTAGCGTTCTGCGTCACCCTCATTCCGCTCGTCGGAACGGTGCTGTTCTGGGTGATCGGATCGGTGTTCGCCCTGTTCGCGAGCCCGACGGGCGCGCTCGTGTTCGCGATCGCCTATCTCGTGTACATGCAGCTCGAGGCATACCTGCTCACACCCCGCGTCATGAACCGCACGATCTCGATCCCTGGCTCGCTCGTGGTGATCGGAGCACTCGTGGGCGGCACGCTGCTCGGACTGCTCGGAGCGCTGGTCGCGATCCCCGTGACCGCGTCGGTGCTGCTCATCGTGAAGCAGGTCATCATCCCGAAGCAGGATGCGAAGCTGCATCCCGATAGCTGA
- a CDS encoding lactonase family protein, whose translation MRLLTGGYGAEMDGIGEGIGELHAGAADQSLAGSALAFVGVVAPVEGSPSWVARHPTLDVIYAALESAGAVQAFRRTGESRYERLGSAVPAGEAVCHIAVAPDGAWLMATCWGDGRVVRMTLDATGRPSAPSLAPAPIDPYAGSGMSVSTAVAEAADVSLEAAARALRDAAGEEYAHLIPHLAQAGEPLAPELETPVLERTPHAHQSILLPGGVVATTDMGFDLVRFWRPSGDGLRAAGEVVLPRGSGPRHGVWHPSGHLYVVAELSREVFVLAPDASGAWRLVGGVQLAGTLDGDTAAELAASSDGSFLVAGVRGSNTLATVRVTGAGERLQFVALADSGVDWPRHHIVSRDTVLVAGQRSDEVAAISLDPRTGIAGRVRSRVAVPSPTCLMPIR comes from the coding sequence GTGCGGCTGCTCACCGGCGGCTACGGCGCCGAGATGGACGGAATCGGCGAGGGCATCGGCGAGCTGCATGCCGGTGCCGCCGATCAGTCGCTCGCGGGATCGGCTCTCGCCTTCGTCGGCGTGGTCGCCCCCGTCGAGGGCTCGCCCTCGTGGGTCGCGCGCCACCCCACCCTCGATGTCATCTATGCGGCTCTCGAGTCGGCGGGCGCGGTGCAGGCCTTCCGTCGCACCGGAGAGTCACGCTACGAGCGTCTGGGCTCGGCGGTCCCGGCGGGCGAGGCCGTCTGCCACATCGCGGTCGCACCTGACGGCGCCTGGCTTATGGCGACCTGCTGGGGAGACGGGCGTGTCGTGCGGATGACGCTCGACGCGACGGGCCGCCCCTCGGCACCCTCTCTCGCGCCGGCCCCCATCGACCCGTATGCAGGTTCGGGAATGTCGGTGTCCACTGCCGTCGCCGAGGCGGCCGACGTCAGCCTCGAAGCGGCCGCCCGCGCCCTGCGGGACGCGGCGGGGGAGGAGTACGCACACCTCATCCCGCATCTGGCTCAGGCGGGGGAACCGCTCGCACCTGAGCTCGAGACGCCGGTGCTCGAGCGCACGCCGCACGCACACCAGAGCATCCTCCTTCCCGGCGGCGTCGTGGCCACCACCGACATGGGTTTCGATCTCGTGCGGTTCTGGCGCCCGTCCGGTGATGGTCTGCGCGCTGCGGGCGAGGTCGTGCTGCCCCGCGGCAGCGGCCCGCGCCACGGCGTATGGCATCCGAGCGGCCATCTCTACGTCGTGGCGGAACTCTCGCGCGAGGTTTTCGTGCTGGCGCCGGATGCGTCGGGCGCCTGGCGCCTGGTCGGTGGCGTACAGCTCGCGGGGACCCTCGACGGCGACACCGCGGCGGAACTCGCGGCATCCTCCGACGGCTCGTTCCTCGTCGCCGGCGTGCGCGGCAGCAACACGCTGGCCACGGTGCGGGTGACCGGCGCGGGGGAGCGGTTGCAGTTCGTCGCGCTCGCCGACAGCGGCGTGGACTGGCCGCGTCACCACATCGTCTCGCGCGACACGGTGCTGGTCGCCGGCCAGCGCTCGGACGAGGTCGCCGCCATCTCGCTGGATCCTCGCACCGGCATCGCGGGACGGGTGCGCTCTCGCGTCGCGGTGCCGTCCCCGACCTGCCTGATGCCTATCCGCTGA
- a CDS encoding DUF1684 domain-containing protein, protein MSAREDHARWHAARERAVAGPTGNLALVETRWTGARTDLGAAQASAAPTVQVTEIERTDIDTGEPQHGLRFWDAASPAIGAFERIDTYEYDPAWVIDGTFRPVEASRTVPFEHIRDNGGTRDLIVPGDITATIGGVERTLAAFDDGGKLLLVFGDTTNGVETYGPGRFLFVQHVEGDPHAVVLDFNRAFVPPCGFSAQYNCPLPPASNRFEVPVRAGEKSVVFRDGFDIYAA, encoded by the coding sequence ATGTCCGCCCGTGAAGACCACGCCCGCTGGCACGCCGCGCGCGAGCGCGCCGTCGCCGGCCCCACCGGCAACCTCGCCCTCGTCGAGACGCGCTGGACCGGCGCCCGCACCGATCTCGGCGCCGCACAGGCCTCGGCCGCGCCCACGGTGCAGGTGACCGAGATCGAGCGCACCGACATCGACACCGGCGAGCCGCAGCACGGTCTGCGGTTCTGGGATGCGGCGTCTCCCGCCATCGGCGCGTTCGAGCGCATCGACACCTACGAGTACGACCCGGCCTGGGTCATCGACGGCACGTTCCGCCCGGTGGAGGCCTCGCGCACCGTCCCCTTCGAGCACATCCGCGACAACGGCGGCACCCGCGATCTCATCGTCCCCGGCGACATCACCGCGACGATCGGCGGAGTGGAGCGCACGCTCGCCGCCTTCGACGACGGTGGCAAGCTGCTGCTCGTGTTCGGCGACACCACGAACGGCGTCGAGACCTACGGGCCCGGACGCTTCCTTTTCGTGCAGCACGTCGAGGGTGACCCGCACGCCGTCGTGCTCGACTTCAACCGCGCCTTCGTGCCGCCGTGCGGCTTCTCAGCGCAGTACAACTGCCCGCTTCCTCCCGCATCCAACCGCTTCGAGGTTCCGGTGCGCGCGGGCGAGAAGTCCGTCGTCTTCCGCGACGGCTTCGACATCTACGCCGCCTGA
- a CDS encoding ABC transporter ATP-binding protein translates to MSVLELRAAGFAYGSQTVLEDVSLAVGAGESVGLVGESGAGKSTILRLLLGLARPRDGEVRFDGAPLALRDRALMRRFRASVQPVFQDPYSSLDPRQRIDRIVGEPLRSLGLASGADAAARVAEAVAAVGLSPDTLQRYPHEFSGGQRQRIAIARAIVSRPRVLLADEPVSALDVTTRVQVIELLARLRDDTGLALVMVSHDLGAVAALCERTVVLQHGRVVEEAPTARILTAAETPYARELVAAVPRLPR, encoded by the coding sequence ATGAGTGTGCTGGAGCTTCGCGCGGCGGGGTTCGCCTACGGGTCGCAGACCGTGCTCGAAGATGTGTCGCTCGCGGTCGGCGCCGGCGAGTCCGTGGGCCTCGTCGGCGAGTCGGGTGCGGGCAAGTCCACGATCCTCCGGCTGCTGCTGGGGCTCGCGCGGCCCCGCGACGGGGAGGTGCGATTCGACGGCGCGCCCCTGGCGCTGCGCGATCGGGCGCTCATGCGCCGGTTCCGCGCGAGCGTGCAGCCCGTCTTCCAGGATCCGTACTCGTCGCTCGATCCCCGCCAGCGCATCGATCGGATCGTCGGCGAGCCGCTGCGCTCTCTCGGCCTCGCCTCGGGAGCGGATGCGGCGGCCCGCGTCGCCGAGGCGGTCGCCGCCGTGGGGCTCTCCCCGGACACCCTCCAGCGCTACCCGCACGAGTTCTCCGGCGGTCAGCGTCAGCGCATCGCGATCGCCCGAGCGATCGTGTCGCGCCCGCGCGTGCTCCTCGCCGACGAGCCGGTGAGCGCGCTCGATGTGACGACGCGCGTTCAGGTCATCGAGCTGCTCGCACGCCTGCGTGACGACACGGGCCTCGCGCTCGTCATGGTGTCGCACGATCTCGGCGCGGTCGCCGCCCTGTGCGAGCGGACCGTGGTGCTGCAGCACGGCCGCGTCGTGGAGGAGGCGCCGACCGCCCGCATCCTCACCGCCGCCGAAACCCCCTACGCCCGCGAGCTGGTCGCCGCCGTCCCCCGCCTCCCCCGCTGA
- a CDS encoding ABC transporter permease produces the protein MSGAALKAQTDAVATASVRRRRPHATLIIGIVLVGLVVLTAVVSLVWLPYPLSDISGDRLEPPSAAHLLGTDRLGRDLLSQLMVGSRIALTVGAGAVLIAAVIGISVGLVAAFARPWLDDTLSAALDVVIAFPVLLLAMLVVAVQGPSLFSAILAIGLAMSAVVARLTRILARRVLGEQYVIAARTSGTRLGGIIRQHVLPNIAPTLVVSLALQFGIAVLAEASLSYLGLGAPPPNASWGRMLQEAQGTVLTAPVGAIAPGIAIVALVLGINFLADGLREWTDPTRRRSR, from the coding sequence ATGAGCGGGGCGGCTCTGAAGGCGCAGACGGATGCGGTCGCCACCGCATCCGTCCGGCGGCGCCGCCCCCACGCGACGCTGATCATCGGGATCGTGCTGGTGGGACTCGTCGTGCTCACCGCGGTCGTCTCCCTCGTCTGGCTGCCCTACCCGCTCAGCGACATCAGCGGCGACCGACTCGAACCGCCCAGTGCCGCGCATCTGCTCGGCACCGACCGCCTCGGGCGCGACCTGCTGAGCCAGCTCATGGTGGGCTCCCGCATCGCCCTGACGGTCGGGGCGGGCGCGGTGCTGATCGCCGCCGTCATCGGGATCTCGGTGGGGCTTGTGGCCGCGTTCGCCCGGCCATGGCTCGACGACACGCTCTCGGCCGCTCTCGACGTGGTGATCGCGTTCCCCGTGCTGCTGCTCGCGATGCTCGTGGTCGCCGTGCAGGGTCCGTCGCTGTTCTCGGCGATCCTCGCGATCGGGCTGGCGATGTCGGCCGTGGTCGCCCGATTGACCCGCATCCTGGCGCGACGCGTACTCGGCGAGCAGTACGTGATCGCCGCCCGCACGAGCGGCACGCGCCTGGGCGGCATCATCCGGCAGCACGTGCTGCCCAACATCGCGCCCACGCTCGTGGTGAGCCTCGCGCTGCAGTTCGGCATCGCGGTGCTCGCGGAGGCGAGCCTGTCGTACCTCGGCCTCGGCGCCCCGCCGCCCAACGCCTCCTGGGGACGCATGCTGCAGGAGGCGCAGGGAACCGTGCTGACAGCGCCCGTCGGCGCCATCGCCCCCGGCATCGCCATCGTGGCACTGGTGCTGGGCATCAACTTCCTCGCCGACGGCCTGCGTGAGTGGACCGATCCGACCCGGAGGAGGTCGCGATGA